One window of the Clostridium sp. MB40-C1 genome contains the following:
- a CDS encoding cold-shock protein: MTGTVKWFNSEKGFGFITTEEGNDVFAHFSQIQKEGFKTLEEGQKVSFEIVDGAKGPQASNITEI, translated from the coding sequence ATGACAGGTACAGTTAAATGGTTTAACAGCGAAAAAGGATTTGGATTTATAACTACAGAAGAAGGAAACGACGTATTCGCTCACTTCTCACAAATCCAAAAAGAAGGATTCAAAACTTTAGAAGAAGGACAAAAAGTATCATTTGAAATCGTTGATGGCGCTAAAGGTCCTCAAGCTTCAAACATAACTGAAATCTAA
- the cooS gene encoding anaerobic carbon-monoxide dehydrogenase catalytic subunit has translation MSETILEKAEGRVSYHDSVEEMLKRIREDGMSNVFDRWVAQEKIRCKFCLQGLSCQLCSQGPCRINEKGDQDKGVCGIGPDAMAMRNFLLKNIMGAGTYSHHAYEAFRTLKSTAEGKTPFTIKDTNKLKWMCEKLGIDTNQDINKMAIQLANLLEEQQKIDSEDNNLMVEVFAPKKRKELWRKLNIYPAGTVHEEQNCVASCLTNVDGSYVSLAAKALRLGIATIYNSQIGLEMTQDILFGTPMPHEVNVDLGIMDPEYINIVFNGHQPWGGVATIQKAKMAEVQEKARAAGAKGLRVVGSIETGQELLQRFEVDDVFVGLMGNWLTIEPLLATGTVDVMAMEENCSPPAIDHYAEKYQVTLVSISTIIDIPGLQHKIPYNPEKVDSMADTLIDLAIENFKKRKDKVKPMVPKITQKAIAGFSTEAVLGALGNKLDPLVDVIAAGKIKGVVALANCSTLRNGPQDWNTVNLTKELIKKDILVVSGGCGNHALEVAGLCTLESANNLAGEGLKEVCNLLKIPPVLSFGTCTDTGRISMLVTALADHLDVDISDLPIAVTAPEWMEQKATIDGIFAVAYGAYTHLSPVPFMTGAPKLVKLLTEDVESLTGGKVALGDDPIEVANNIEAHIIGKRKKMGLN, from the coding sequence CGTATAAGAGAAGATGGTATGTCTAATGTGTTTGACAGATGGGTAGCCCAAGAAAAAATTCGCTGTAAATTTTGCCTTCAAGGTTTAAGTTGTCAACTATGTTCCCAAGGCCCATGTAGAATAAATGAGAAAGGAGATCAGGATAAAGGAGTTTGTGGAATTGGCCCAGATGCTATGGCAATGCGAAACTTCTTATTAAAAAACATAATGGGTGCAGGCACATATAGCCATCACGCATATGAAGCTTTTCGTACATTAAAATCAACAGCAGAAGGAAAAACTCCTTTTACAATTAAAGATACAAACAAACTAAAGTGGATGTGTGAAAAACTAGGAATTGATACAAATCAAGATATAAATAAAATGGCTATACAATTAGCAAATTTATTAGAAGAACAGCAAAAAATCGATTCAGAAGATAACAATCTTATGGTAGAGGTATTTGCTCCTAAAAAAAGAAAAGAACTTTGGAGAAAATTAAATATTTATCCTGCTGGTACTGTCCATGAAGAACAAAATTGTGTAGCTAGTTGTTTAACAAATGTAGATGGAAGTTACGTATCTTTAGCAGCAAAAGCTTTACGCTTAGGTATTGCTACTATATACAATTCACAAATTGGACTTGAAATGACACAAGATATCTTGTTTGGAACACCTATGCCTCATGAAGTAAATGTAGACTTAGGTATTATGGATCCTGAATACATAAATATAGTATTTAATGGCCATCAACCTTGGGGTGGTGTTGCAACAATACAAAAAGCTAAGATGGCTGAAGTTCAGGAAAAGGCACGAGCAGCAGGTGCAAAAGGTCTTAGAGTAGTAGGATCTATTGAAACAGGTCAAGAATTACTACAAAGATTTGAAGTAGATGATGTTTTTGTAGGCTTAATGGGAAATTGGTTAACTATAGAACCACTTCTAGCTACAGGTACTGTTGACGTTATGGCTATGGAGGAAAACTGTTCACCACCAGCTATAGATCACTATGCTGAAAAATATCAAGTAACTTTAGTAAGCATAAGCACTATTATCGATATACCAGGATTACAACATAAAATTCCATATAACCCTGAAAAAGTAGATTCTATGGCAGACACATTAATTGACTTAGCTATAGAAAATTTTAAAAAACGTAAAGATAAAGTTAAACCTATGGTTCCTAAAATAACTCAAAAGGCTATTGCAGGATTCTCTACTGAAGCAGTTTTAGGTGCACTTGGAAACAAACTTGATCCATTAGTAGATGTAATTGCTGCTGGAAAAATCAAAGGCGTAGTAGCACTAGCAAATTGCTCAACTTTAAGAAATGGTCCACAAGATTGGAACACAGTAAATCTTACAAAAGAATTAATAAAAAAAGATATATTAGTTGTTTCTGGTGGCTGTGGAAATCACGCATTAGAGGTAGCTGGACTTTGTACTTTAGAATCAGCGAACAACTTAGCTGGAGAAGGCTTAAAAGAAGTCTGTAATCTTTTGAAAATACCTCCAGTATTAAGTTTTGGAACTTGCACAGATACAGGTAGAATATCAATGCTTGTAACTGCCCTTGCAGATCATTTAGATGTTGATATATCTGACTTGCCAATAGCAGTTACTGCTCCTGAATGGATGGAACAAAAAGCTACTATAGATGGAATATTTGCAGTAGCATATGGTGCATATACTCATCTATCACCAGTTCCATTTATGACTGGAGCACCTAAACTTGTAAAATTATTAACTGAAGACGTAGAATCCCTAACAGGAGGGAAAGTTGCTCTTGGAGATGATCCAATAGAAGTAGCAAATAATATAGAAGCACATATTATAGGTAAAAGAAAAAAAATGGGATTAAACTAA